In Topomyia yanbarensis strain Yona2022 unplaced genomic scaffold, ASM3024719v1 HiC_scaffold_52, whole genome shotgun sequence, a single genomic region encodes these proteins:
- the LOC131695768 gene encoding uncharacterized protein LOC131695768, with the protein MAEAGTLPFDLLALQTIARLAIRMLENSRDNAALPLVHRASSCLMEMVGTPLPNICSRTRLTTRKWYEAKPQIVWDIKKRVKAGDPSDTVRPVVQELLTERFSRSTVVYTDGSKDDIAVGAGVFGEHYQQSLGLPQQCSVFSAEAFAIKTALTAYHTSSDLLIMSDSASCLSAIEAGTSQHPWIQQIENMLRNRPINLCWIPGHTGIRGNEEADRLAGEARGVPPLEISVPGADGVIQIKTTIRNRWYQRWSASTEVKLREVKFNTTKWTDRENSADQRVLTRLRIGHTRLTHEFLLKKEAPPVCDSCGVTTDVRHVILHCKRYDEARKKNDIESTSLRMTLCNNRDNEENLLNFLKETNLYKKI; encoded by the coding sequence ATGGCTGAAGCAGGTACTTTGCCGTTCGATCTGCTTGCCCTCCAAACCATCGCACGATTGGCTATCCGTatgttagagaatagtagggaTAATGCTGCTCTTCCCTTGGTACATCGAGCTTCCAGTTGTTTGATGGAGATGGTCGGAACGCCTCTTCCAAATATCTGCTCCCGCACGCGGTTAACTACTCGgaagtggtacgaagccaaacCCCAGATCGTGTGGGACATCAAGAAACGCGTAAAAGCCGGAGATCCTTCGGATACTGTCCGTCCAGTCGTTCAGGAGCTACTGACAGAACGTTTCAGCCGCTCAACAGTCGTTTACACAGATGGATCGAAAGACGATATCGCTGTCGGCGCGGGAGTTTTCGGAGAACACTATCAACAGTCGCTAGGTCTTCCACAGCAATGCAGCGTCTTCTCAGCCGaggcatttgcaataaaaacagcGCTAACAGCATACCACACGTCTAGCGATTTGCTGATCATGTCAGATTCGGCTAGCTGTTTATCAGCAATCGAAGCCGGCACATCCCAGCACCCGTGGATCCAACAGATTGAAAACATGCTTCGGAACCGTCCAATCAATCTGTGCTGGATTCCAGGTCACACTGGCATCCGCGGTAACGAAGAGGCAGACCGACTTGCAGGAGAAGCCAGGGGCGTTCCCCCATTGGAAATATCCGTTCCCGGAGCAGATGGCGTTATTCAAATCAAAACAACTATCCGAAATCGATGGTACCAGCGGTGGTCAGCGTCCACCGAGGTGAAACTGCGCGAAGTAAAATTCAACACAAcaaagtggactgaccgcgagaattcggccGACCAACGAGTGCTAACGCGCTTgcgaatagggcatacccgaTTGACGCACGAATTCCTGCTGAAAAAAGAAGCCCCACCGGTTTGCGACAGCTGCGGGGTAACTACTGACGTCCGTCATGTGATCCTCCACTGTAAGAGGTACGACGAAGCCAGGAAGAAGAACGATATTGAATCGACGAGTCTACGAATGACTTTATGCAACAACAGAGACAATGAAGAGAATTTGCTAAACTTCCTCAAGGAAACAAATCtgtataaaaaaatttga